One window of the Trifolium pratense cultivar HEN17-A07 linkage group LG2, ARS_RC_1.1, whole genome shotgun sequence genome contains the following:
- the LOC123903741 gene encoding auxin-responsive protein IAA8-like encodes MSLAAVVMEEEGRSKLVSQNGVVDLKERNYLGVSDCSSVDSCDSNLPSLCDEKKVNLNLKATELRLGLPGSQSPERDLDFYSTKLDEKPLFPLLPAKDGIQKNVVSGNKRGFADTVDGFSQGKFNGNTGINVMLSPRPVVAQPNTVKEMPSKALQERPCAARGTTGHNHAGAASIAGSQPASKAQVVGWPPIRSFRKNSMATASKNNNDEVDGKPGPTALFVKVSMDGAPYLRKVDLRTYTTYQELSSALEKMFSCFTLGQCGSHGAPGREMMSESKLRDFLHGSEYVLTYEDKDGDWMLVGDVPWEMFIDTCRRLKIMKGSDAIGLAPRAMEKSKSRS; translated from the exons ATGTCTCTGGCAGCGGTGGTTATGGAGGAGGAAGGGCGGAGTAAACTGGTTTCTCAGAATGGTGTCGTTGATTTGAAAGAACGGAATTACTTGGGAGTGTCTGACTGTTCATCAGTGGATAGTTGTGATTCAAATCTCCCGAGCTTGTGTGATGAGAAAAAGGTGAACTTGAATTTGAAAGCTACTGAGTTGAGGTTGGGTCTTCCTGGATCTCAATCACCTGAAAGGGATTTGGATTTTTATTCGACAAAGCTTGATGAGAAGCCGTTGTTCCCTTTGCTTCCTGCAAAAGATGGAATCCAGAAGAATGTGGTTTCGGGCAACAAGAGAGGATTTGCTGATACTGTTGATGGGTTTTCTCAG GGGAAGTTTAATGGTAATACTGGGATTAATGTGATGCTTTCGCCTAGACCTGTTGTAGCTCAGCCAAACACAGTGAAAGAAATGCCCAGTAAGGCGTTGCAGGAAAGGCCTTGTGCAGCTAGAGGAACTACTGGTCATAATCATGCAGGTGCTGCTTCTATTGCTGGCTCTCAGCCAGCATCTAA GGCTCAAGTTGTTGGTTGGCCTCCTATAAGATCATTTAGGAAAAACTCCATGGCCACCGCTTCCAAGAACAACAACGATGAAGTGGATGGAAAACCAGGTCCCACTGCACTCTTTGTGAAGGTTAGCATGGACGGTGCTCCCTATCTTAGGAAGGTGGATCTAAGAACTTATACAACATATCAGGAACTATCTTCTGCCCTTGAGAAGATGTTCAGCTGTTTTACCCTAG GCCAGTGTGGTTCCCATGGAGCTCCAGGAAGAGAAATGATGAGTGAGAGCAAGCTAAGGGACTTTTTGCATGGTTCAGAATATGTTCTCACCTATGAAGATAAAGATGGAGACTGGATGCTTGTAGGGGATGTACCATGGGA GATGTTCATTGATACTTGCAGAAGACTGAAAATCATGAAGGGTTCTGATGCCATTGGCTTAG CTCCCAGGGCAATGGAAAAGTCCAAAAGCAGGAGTTAG